Proteins from one Faecalibacterium sp. I3-3-33 genomic window:
- a CDS encoding glycosyltransferase family 4 protein, with translation MYTSYSTLQRKQLSKQVYTDTQSTYLLVYAPGRHKALETALQNQLHRKFRLVTQLEGELTPAVAGVLLVSEDVECTPTALTYFAAALREGADLAICDASFGFDGATALYLSTQHLPGSRCALVSRALLDEVRAAARGKDSVTELLRLAHAMAQHSCRIPQALLHFRRELCADDVFSAKGRRALILSHELTMTGAPIVLVSAVPVLRSLGFEVVVLGPSDEGSLPLFLDAGAAVVTRPDCVTSSALWGLATSADLVLANTVVEAPVVSTLNGSFVPVLWWLHDAFAGYPFIAHSIPKELGKNIHACAVGSHATAAMHSVRPDFEIEQLIYGLPDYAAEQFPRYDISFAGGRPLFVTVGSLEHRKGPDILCNAIRLLPSAVREKAAFLFVGKAADKGMYNAVDSLVRDYPQTVFYRKRLERPEVKSLMEQCNCVVCASRDDPMPTFVTEGLIFGKPSIVSEHTGTAGLVTEGVDGFLYKDDDPQQLADKLTWAIEHPEVLASMHDNCRRLYEQQFSNESYVATLTRLVKELTDGEE, from the coding sequence ATGTACACCAGTTACAGTACCCTGCAGCGCAAGCAATTGTCTAAGCAGGTCTATACCGATACCCAGAGCACCTATCTTCTGGTCTACGCGCCGGGGCGTCACAAGGCGCTGGAAACGGCGCTGCAAAACCAGCTGCACCGCAAGTTCCGTCTGGTGACACAGCTGGAGGGCGAGCTGACCCCCGCTGTGGCCGGGGTGCTGCTGGTAAGCGAGGATGTGGAGTGCACCCCCACTGCCCTGACCTATTTTGCCGCCGCCCTGCGGGAGGGCGCAGACCTTGCGATCTGCGATGCCTCCTTTGGCTTTGACGGCGCTACCGCCCTGTACCTGAGCACCCAGCACCTGCCCGGCAGCCGCTGCGCACTGGTGTCCCGCGCATTGCTGGACGAAGTGCGCGCCGCCGCCCGTGGCAAGGACAGCGTTACCGAGCTGCTGCGTCTGGCCCATGCCATGGCGCAGCACAGCTGCCGCATCCCGCAGGCACTGCTGCACTTCCGCCGGGAGCTGTGCGCCGATGACGTGTTCTCCGCCAAGGGACGCCGTGCGCTGATCCTGAGCCACGAGCTGACCATGACCGGCGCGCCCATCGTGCTGGTAAGCGCCGTGCCGGTGCTGCGCAGCTTAGGCTTTGAGGTGGTGGTGCTGGGTCCCTCGGACGAAGGCTCGCTGCCGCTGTTTCTGGATGCCGGAGCCGCCGTGGTCACCCGCCCGGACTGCGTTACTTCCAGTGCCCTGTGGGGGCTGGCCACCAGCGCAGACCTTGTGCTGGCCAATACGGTGGTGGAAGCCCCTGTGGTGAGCACCCTGAACGGCTCCTTTGTGCCGGTGCTGTGGTGGCTGCACGATGCCTTTGCGGGCTACCCCTTCATCGCCCACAGCATCCCCAAGGAGCTTGGAAAAAATATCCACGCCTGCGCCGTAGGCTCTCACGCCACCGCCGCCATGCACTCCGTCCGGCCGGATTTTGAGATCGAGCAATTGATCTACGGTCTGCCGGACTACGCCGCCGAGCAGTTCCCCCGCTACGACATCAGCTTTGCCGGGGGGCGTCCCCTCTTTGTGACGGTGGGCTCGCTGGAACACCGCAAGGGCCCGGATATCCTGTGCAACGCCATCCGATTGCTGCCCTCTGCGGTGCGGGAGAAAGCCGCCTTCCTTTTTGTGGGCAAAGCCGCCGACAAGGGGATGTACAATGCCGTGGACAGTCTGGTGCGGGACTATCCCCAGACCGTTTTCTACCGCAAGCGGCTGGAGCGCCCGGAGGTCAAATCCCTGATGGAGCAGTGCAACTGCGTAGTGTGCGCCTCCCGCGATGACCCCATGCCCACCTTCGTCACCGAGGGACTGATCTTCGGCAAGCCCTCCATCGTATCGGAGCACACCGGCACCGCCGGACTGGTGACCGAGGGCGTGGATGGTTTCCTCTACAAAGACGACGACCCGCAGCAGCTTGCCGACAA
- a CDS encoding acyltransferase family protein, whose translation METTKPRTVSSIGMFDMLKGAGMLAIVLGHTAELYPLQLSNGLSLTAFLVFVYRETLMAAFFIASGYGFRKRSIGKCIHQQLKSLLKPFCYTAVFTTVLHFIIHYNTFHYLPGSLTESIKVAGGFLLGLPHTATYFGQEFFSCGPMWYLLALLMGWIALDVILNIFPERYIPWAVGGCALLGWGASLVWELPFCLIQGAVITPYLYLGYLAKRQHWLDQPLSRRMSCILWAAVLLVPVAAFATGITDCVSMAEWTMGPISILLDGLAGLLFVRLFLRLNRHRNALVSFFEAIGRRSLYIFCIHTVELTAIPWYLFAAKYADRPVLGICLQYVLSLGSIWLVCALLQRRRDLIIKLFPARRHTPQVHYTPRH comes from the coding sequence ATGGAAACAACCAAGCCCCGCACTGTCAGCTCCATCGGGATGTTTGATATGCTCAAGGGCGCAGGGATGCTGGCCATCGTGCTGGGACACACTGCGGAACTTTATCCGCTTCAGTTGTCGAACGGCCTGTCGCTGACCGCCTTTTTGGTCTTTGTCTACCGCGAAACGCTGATGGCGGCCTTTTTTATCGCCAGCGGCTACGGCTTCCGCAAGCGCTCCATCGGCAAATGCATCCACCAGCAGCTCAAAAGCCTGCTCAAGCCCTTTTGCTACACTGCGGTCTTTACCACGGTGCTGCATTTTATCATTCATTATAATACCTTTCACTATCTGCCCGGCTCCCTGACCGAGAGCATCAAGGTGGCGGGCGGTTTTCTGCTGGGTCTGCCCCACACCGCCACCTACTTCGGGCAGGAGTTCTTTTCCTGCGGGCCCATGTGGTACCTGCTGGCGCTGCTGATGGGCTGGATCGCGCTGGACGTTATCCTGAACATCTTCCCGGAGCGGTACATCCCGTGGGCGGTGGGCGGCTGTGCCCTGCTGGGCTGGGGTGCCAGCCTTGTATGGGAGCTGCCCTTCTGCCTGATCCAAGGCGCGGTGATCACGCCGTACCTGTACCTTGGTTACCTTGCCAAGCGTCAGCACTGGCTGGATCAGCCCTTGTCCCGCCGGATGTCCTGCATCCTGTGGGCTGCCGTTCTGCTGGTCCCGGTGGCTGCCTTTGCCACCGGCATCACCGACTGTGTTTCCATGGCAGAGTGGACGATGGGCCCCATCAGCATCCTGCTGGACGGCCTTGCCGGCCTGCTGTTCGTCCGGCTGTTTCTGCGCTTGAACCGGCACCGGAACGCGCTGGTGAGCTTTTTTGAGGCCATCGGCCGCCGCTCCCTGTACATCTTCTGCATACATACCGTAGAGCTTACCGCTATTCCGTGGTATCTGTTCGCGGCGAAATACGCCGACCGCCCTGTTTTGGGCATCTGCCTGCAATATGTCCTTTCGCTGGGCTCCATCTGGCTTGTCTGCGCCCTGCTGCAACGGCGGCGGGACCTGATCATCAAGCTGTTCCCCGCCCGGCGGCACACCCCGCAGGTACACTACACCCCACGGCACTGA
- a CDS encoding class I adenylate-forming enzyme family protein gives MMKVKVLDNVYDLVTLNMEQRFSERVALRFYNKDTDEVTVVHYKDYARDIRRAVSYFQSTIPDIKGKKICLLNKNCYEYAVNTFGIILAGGVLVLLNQHKSWDELSYELELVEPAAILTDGDDYGTKEQLEAAYGSILRPMDGFRAYEPVAEMPRCIGHDDLMILMFTSGTTGRSKGVMLSERNFFSVMRAHVQIGEHMMEYKHDPELVVSQYTVLPMFHLGAFICLFSWAHAGWGLNVSGDIRNFYKEIQRMPSQVMAVVPVIMNSLHKDVMRGRKKRLGELWVPICSSAMFDPQVMLDMATNGMFVVQTYGATETCGDGIINYAQDEKHIGAVGQGNDYLDYKLEPDGELCIRGDSIMLGYYKDPEATAEVIDKDGWFHTGDLARVDEDGYYYITGRKKNLIILDSGENISPEELEGLVEKCPAVQECIVKEMGKKIGVVVYCPQAEQQTVQEHITEMNRTLPLYKRIGVVEFSAEPLPRNATGKLLR, from the coding sequence ATGATGAAGGTAAAAGTATTGGACAACGTTTATGATCTGGTCACGCTGAATATGGAGCAGCGTTTTTCGGAGCGCGTGGCGCTCCGCTTCTATAATAAGGATACGGACGAGGTGACCGTAGTCCATTATAAGGACTACGCGCGGGATATCCGCCGTGCGGTCAGCTACTTCCAGAGCACCATCCCGGATATCAAGGGCAAAAAGATCTGCCTGCTGAACAAAAATTGCTACGAATACGCCGTGAACACCTTCGGCATCATTCTGGCGGGCGGTGTGCTGGTACTGCTCAACCAGCACAAGAGCTGGGACGAGCTGTCCTACGAGCTGGAGCTGGTGGAACCCGCCGCCATCCTGACCGATGGTGACGACTACGGCACCAAGGAGCAGCTGGAAGCCGCCTACGGCAGCATCCTGCGCCCGATGGACGGCTTCCGCGCTTATGAGCCGGTGGCAGAAATGCCCCGCTGCATCGGCCACGATGACCTGATGATCCTGATGTTCACCTCCGGCACCACCGGACGCAGCAAGGGCGTGATGCTGAGCGAGCGCAACTTCTTCAGCGTCATGCGCGCCCATGTGCAGATCGGTGAGCACATGATGGAGTATAAGCACGACCCGGAGCTTGTGGTCAGCCAGTACACGGTGCTGCCCATGTTCCATCTGGGCGCGTTCATCTGCCTGTTCTCGTGGGCGCACGCGGGCTGGGGCCTGAACGTCAGCGGCGATATCCGCAACTTCTATAAGGAGATCCAGCGGATGCCCAGTCAGGTCATGGCGGTGGTGCCGGTGATCATGAACTCCCTGCACAAGGACGTGATGCGCGGCCGCAAGAAGCGCTTGGGCGAGCTGTGGGTGCCCATCTGCTCCTCTGCCATGTTTGACCCGCAGGTGATGCTGGATATGGCCACCAACGGCATGTTCGTGGTGCAGACCTACGGCGCTACCGAGACCTGCGGCGACGGCATCATCAACTATGCGCAGGATGAAAAGCACATCGGCGCTGTGGGACAGGGCAACGATTATCTGGATTACAAGCTCGAGCCGGACGGAGAGCTGTGCATCCGGGGCGACAGCATCATGCTGGGCTACTACAAGGATCCCGAGGCCACCGCGGAGGTCATCGACAAGGACGGCTGGTTCCACACCGGCGACCTTGCCCGGGTGGATGAGGACGGCTACTACTACATTACCGGCCGCAAGAAGAACCTGATCATTCTGGACAGCGGCGAGAACATCAGCCCCGAGGAGCTGGAAGGTCTTGTGGAAAAATGCCCCGCTGTGCAGGAGTGCATCGTGAAGGAAATGGGCAAAAAGATCGGTGTTGTGGTGTACTGCCCGCAGGCCGAGCAGCAGACCGTGCAGGAGCATATTACCGAGATGAACCGTACCCTGCCGCTGTATAAGCGCATCGGTGTGGTGGAGTTCAGTGCAGAGCCGCTGCCCCGCAACGCCACGGGCAAACTGCTGCGCTGA
- a CDS encoding class I adenylate-forming enzyme family protein, protein MGKFVENMYDAITLGMEKEFPQRVAFRYYTEETDTVTTVLFKELAQDVRRTVTYLQSTIPDVKGKKICLLSKNSYEYVVNTFGAIMAGCVLVPMNQRKSWAEMSHELELVEPAAILTDGEDYGNREQLEAAYGSLLRPMDGFRSYEPAAELHPIGHDDLMVLMFTSGTTGLSKGVMMSERNLFSAGHVLWAISAQLEDKISQKEPLPGHYMVLPMFHLGAFIDLFSTTVMGWPLNLGNDIRNFYRDIQKMPSQVMSVVPMIMNALHKDVMRGHRDRLGDLWVPIGSSAMFDPQVLLDMAHNGMFVIQCYGATETCGAGIINFAQDEKHIGAVGQGSEYMDYKIEPDGELCMRGDCVMMGYYKDPEGTAEVIDKDGWVHTGDLARVDEDGYYYITGRKKNLIILDSGENVSPEELEGMVEKYPAVQECIVKELGKKIGVVVYCEKEHQQTVRDFVAQMNRTVPLYKRIGVVEFSETPLPRNATGKLVRK, encoded by the coding sequence ATGGGCAAATTTGTGGAAAACATGTACGACGCTATTACGCTGGGCATGGAAAAGGAATTTCCCCAGCGCGTGGCCTTCCGCTACTATACCGAGGAGACCGACACCGTGACCACCGTCCTTTTTAAGGAGCTGGCACAGGATGTCCGCCGGACGGTCACCTACCTGCAGAGCACCATCCCGGATGTGAAGGGCAAAAAGATCTGTCTGCTGAGCAAGAACAGCTACGAATATGTGGTAAACACCTTTGGCGCGATCATGGCAGGCTGCGTGCTGGTGCCAATGAACCAGCGCAAGAGCTGGGCAGAGATGTCTCACGAGCTGGAGCTGGTGGAGCCCGCCGCCATCCTGACCGACGGCGAGGACTACGGCAACAGGGAGCAGCTGGAGGCCGCCTATGGCAGCCTGCTGCGTCCCATGGACGGCTTCCGCAGCTATGAGCCGGCAGCCGAGCTGCACCCCATCGGTCACGATGACCTGATGGTGCTGATGTTCACCTCCGGCACCACCGGCCTGAGCAAGGGCGTTATGATGAGCGAGCGCAACCTGTTCAGCGCAGGTCATGTGCTGTGGGCCATCTCCGCACAGCTGGAGGACAAGATCAGCCAGAAGGAGCCCCTGCCCGGCCACTACATGGTGCTGCCCATGTTCCATCTGGGCGCTTTCATCGACCTGTTCTCCACCACCGTCATGGGCTGGCCGCTGAACCTGGGCAACGATATCCGCAACTTCTACCGCGATATCCAGAAGATGCCCAGTCAGGTCATGTCTGTGGTGCCGATGATCATGAACGCCCTGCACAAGGACGTGATGCGCGGCCACCGCGATCGTCTGGGCGATCTGTGGGTGCCCATCGGCTCTTCTGCCATGTTTGACCCGCAGGTACTGCTGGATATGGCGCACAACGGGATGTTCGTCATCCAGTGCTACGGCGCTACCGAGACCTGCGGTGCCGGCATCATCAACTTTGCACAGGACGAAAAGCACATTGGTGCCGTGGGTCAGGGCAGCGAGTACATGGACTACAAGATCGAGCCGGACGGCGAGCTGTGCATGCGCGGCGACTGCGTGATGATGGGCTACTATAAGGACCCGGAGGGCACCGCAGAGGTCATCGACAAGGACGGCTGGGTGCATACCGGCGACCTTGCCCGGGTGGACGAGGACGGCTACTATTACATTACCGGACGCAAGAAGAACCTGATCATTCTGGACAGCGGTGAGAACGTCAGCCCCGAGGAGCTGGAGGGCATGGTAGAAAAATATCCCGCCGTACAGGAATGTATCGTAAAAGAACTGGGCAAAAAGATAGGTGTTGTGGTATACTGTGAAAAGGAGCACCAGCAGACCGTGCGTGACTTTGTTGCCCAGATGAACCGCACCGTCCCGCTGTACAAGCGCATCGGTGTGGTGGAGTTCAGCGAAACGCCGCTGCCCCGCAACGCTACGGGCAAGCTGGTGCGCAAGTAA
- a CDS encoding acyl carrier protein — protein MERAEIISQITAILEDVAEVSPEDVTESSVLMDDLDLSSMEILTIVADLEETFGLRIPEKELRNFVTMGDLVDYLVANVG, from the coding sequence ATGGAACGTGCAGAAATCATTTCTCAGATCACGGCTATTCTGGAGGATGTCGCAGAGGTATCGCCGGAGGATGTGACCGAAAGCAGCGTCCTGATGGACGATCTGGATCTGTCCTCTATGGAGATTTTGACCATTGTGGCAGATCTTGAGGAGACCTTTGGTCTGCGCATCCCGGAAAAGGAGCTGCGCAACTTTGTCACCATGGGTGATCTGGTGGATTATCTGGTAGCAAACGTGGGGTAA
- a CDS encoding MFS transporter, whose protein sequence is MEQPNTRLRNAGFATFFFSGICAISAGVVVSLLQERYGFAYGMTGTLLSLMSVGNLLAGLLMGMLPSVLGMKRSVLLLTIGYAVGYAVMGLTGAVALLAAAFFVVGIAKGSVINTCTILVSDHSADRTRGMNLMHSCYACGALLCPFLIAAAARVSTELAVFLLAAMGLLLWLVYVFTPLRGGKSKGNAEKETIDWSFLRSARFWLLTGLLFFQNAAEQSVNGWMVTYFKGSGIIAGTLAAYTVTVMWGATLVGRLLIAFVFPLKKPRKAMVGMSVLCTVFYVLLVMAHTQGAAIALLFAFAISMSGLNPTAVASAGRMTSVTSMGIMLPVASSGAILMPWVIGIVAERAGLAAGMASNIVPCVGLVLFTLLVAKLPEE, encoded by the coding sequence ATGGAACAACCGAACACGCGCCTGCGCAATGCGGGCTTTGCGACCTTTTTCTTCAGCGGCATCTGCGCCATCAGTGCAGGTGTGGTGGTCAGTCTGTTGCAGGAGCGCTACGGCTTTGCCTACGGCATGACTGGTACGCTGCTCTCCCTGATGAGCGTGGGCAACCTGCTGGCGGGTCTGCTGATGGGAATGCTGCCCAGCGTGCTGGGCATGAAGCGCAGTGTGCTGCTGTTGACCATTGGTTACGCGGTGGGTTATGCCGTCATGGGGCTGACCGGTGCAGTGGCGCTGCTGGCAGCGGCCTTTTTTGTGGTAGGCATCGCTAAGGGCAGCGTCATCAACACCTGTACCATTCTGGTCAGTGATCACTCCGCCGACCGCACCCGGGGCATGAACCTGATGCACAGCTGCTACGCCTGCGGCGCACTGCTGTGCCCCTTCCTCATCGCGGCAGCAGCCCGGGTAAGCACCGAGCTGGCTGTGTTTTTACTGGCAGCTATGGGCCTTTTGCTCTGGCTGGTATACGTCTTTACCCCGCTGCGCGGCGGCAAGAGCAAGGGCAATGCAGAGAAAGAGACCATCGACTGGAGCTTTTTGCGCTCTGCCCGCTTCTGGCTGCTGACCGGATTGCTCTTTTTCCAGAACGCCGCTGAGCAGAGCGTCAACGGCTGGATGGTGACCTACTTCAAGGGCAGTGGCATCATTGCGGGCACGCTGGCGGCCTACACCGTCACCGTGATGTGGGGCGCTACGCTGGTGGGACGGCTGCTCATCGCCTTTGTGTTCCCCTTAAAAAAGCCCCGCAAGGCCATGGTGGGCATGAGCGTGCTGTGCACCGTGTTCTATGTGCTGCTGGTCATGGCGCACACGCAGGGCGCAGCCATTGCGCTGCTGTTCGCCTTTGCCATCTCCATGTCCGGGCTGAACCCCACCGCCGTGGCCAGTGCAGGCCGCATGACCAGCGTGACCAGCATGGGCATCATGCTGCCGGTGGCTTCCAGCGGTGCCATCCTGATGCCGTGGGTCATCGGCATTGTGGCCGAGCGCGCAGGTCTTGCCGCCGGTATGGCCTCCAATATCGTGCCCTGCGTGGGTCTGGTGCTGTTCACCCTGCTGGTAGCAAAGCTGCCGGAGGAATAA
- a CDS encoding epoxyqueuosine reductase QueH, whose product MIPMATQRNYAQQMDAVLATLGDARPRLLLHACCGPCSSAVLEQLCRYFEITVLYYNPNTWPAAEYHRRGEELQKFVAAAHPLGVTVVEDTYDPQQFYTAVAGLENEPERGSRCTVCYRLRMRRAAQYARDNGFDWFTTTLSISPHKDAARINAIGQELEAEFGVKHLPSDFKKHNGYLRSLQLSEQYGLYRQDYCGCEFSAKARGIEG is encoded by the coding sequence ATGATACCAATGGCAACACAACGCAACTATGCCCAGCAGATGGACGCCGTGCTGGCAACCCTTGGCGATGCCCGCCCGCGCCTTTTGCTCCACGCCTGCTGCGGTCCCTGTTCCAGTGCCGTGCTGGAACAGCTGTGCCGATATTTTGAGATCACGGTGCTGTACTACAACCCCAACACATGGCCTGCGGCAGAGTACCACCGCCGGGGCGAGGAGCTGCAAAAGTTCGTAGCCGCCGCCCACCCGCTGGGGGTGACCGTGGTGGAGGACACTTACGATCCGCAGCAGTTCTACACCGCCGTAGCCGGGCTGGAAAATGAGCCGGAGCGCGGCAGCCGCTGCACCGTCTGCTACCGGCTGCGGATGCGCCGCGCCGCGCAGTACGCCCGGGACAACGGCTTTGACTGGTTCACCACCACCCTGTCCATCAGCCCCCACAAGGACGCCGCCCGCATCAACGCCATTGGGCAGGAACTGGAAGCCGAATTCGGGGTCAAGCACCTGCCCTCGGACTTCAAAAAGCACAACGGCTACCTGCGCAGCCTACAGCTTTCGGAGCAGTACGGCCTGTACCGGCAGGACTACTGCGGCTGCGAGTTCAGCGCCAAAGCAAGAGGTATTGAGGGCTGA
- a CDS encoding DUF896 domain-containing protein, producing the protein MTEEKIARINALAKKSKTTGLTEAEKAEQQALRQEYLADIKASLRSQLERTSIQEPDGTIHKVTRRTDLTGERS; encoded by the coding sequence ATGACAGAAGAAAAGATCGCCCGCATCAATGCGCTGGCCAAAAAGAGCAAGACCACCGGCCTGACCGAGGCCGAAAAAGCCGAGCAGCAGGCGCTGCGGCAGGAGTATCTGGCCGACATCAAGGCCAGCCTGCGCAGCCAGCTGGAGCGCACATCCATTCAGGAGCCGGACGGCACCATCCACAAGGTGACCCGCCGCACCGACCTGACCGGGGAGCGCAGCTGA
- a CDS encoding NAD(P)-dependent oxidoreductase, with translation MRQTKRFAVVGGDARQAAAGCALARAGYTVGGVQQLPQADYILLPLPLEQPGLPLTQLLGAAKPGALALGGKVTESARTIARAAGVELVDYFARPELTVYNAIPTAEGCIGILLERRSRTLWDAAVLVLGFGPVGRALAVRLAALGARVTVAARRPVQRAMAEELGLRAVPLTDLAAEAAAFDTVVNTIPAPVLTAQVLAALPKGCLIVDLASKPGGTDFAAARRLGHTALHALSLPTVWAPETAGEALARTVQAILQEREGRV, from the coding sequence ATGAGACAGACAAAGCGGTTTGCGGTGGTGGGCGGTGATGCCCGGCAGGCGGCGGCAGGGTGTGCACTGGCACGGGCAGGGTATACGGTGGGCGGCGTGCAGCAGCTGCCGCAGGCAGACTACATCCTGCTGCCGCTCCCGCTGGAACAGCCCGGTCTGCCGCTGACGCAGCTGCTGGGCGCGGCAAAGCCCGGCGCGCTGGCGCTGGGCGGCAAGGTGACGGAGAGTGCAAGGACCATTGCCCGGGCGGCAGGGGTGGAGCTGGTGGACTACTTTGCCCGCCCGGAACTGACCGTGTATAACGCCATCCCCACCGCCGAGGGCTGCATCGGCATTCTGCTGGAGCGGCGCAGTCGTACCCTGTGGGACGCGGCGGTGCTGGTGCTGGGCTTTGGCCCGGTAGGGCGGGCACTGGCGGTGCGTCTGGCGGCGCTGGGTGCGCGGGTGACTGTGGCGGCACGCCGCCCGGTGCAGCGGGCGATGGCAGAGGAGCTGGGGCTGCGGGCGGTGCCGCTGACAGACCTTGCCGCAGAAGCTGCCGCCTTTGACACAGTGGTGAACACCATCCCTGCGCCGGTGCTGACGGCACAGGTGCTGGCGGCGCTGCCGAAGGGGTGCCTGATCGTGGATCTGGCCTCAAAGCCCGGCGGCACAGACTTTGCCGCCGCCCGGCGGCTGGGGCATACGGCGCTGCACGCGCTGAGCCTGCCGACGGTCTGGGCACCGGAAACGGCAGGGGAGGCGCTGGCACGCACGGTGCAGGCTATTTTGCAGGAGCGGGAGGGAAGGGTATGA
- a CDS encoding dipicolinate synthase subunit B, with protein MTTEKKGCLAFAVCGSFCTLEDALGAAQALTAQGWTLLPVMSFAAQQNTRFGTGESWRQRLQAVTGQPVLDTLQAVEPLGPRRLAQALVVAPCTGATLARLAAGLSDTPVTLAAKSLLRVGSPVVLAVSTNDGLGASGENMARLCQRKHYYFVPYGQDDPFAKPQSLKADLALLPAAVDAALRGEQLQPVLLGQRNA; from the coding sequence ATGACCACAGAGAAAAAGGGCTGTCTTGCCTTTGCGGTGTGCGGCAGCTTTTGCACGCTGGAGGATGCCTTGGGCGCGGCGCAGGCGCTGACGGCACAGGGCTGGACGCTGCTGCCCGTTATGAGCTTTGCCGCGCAGCAGAATACCCGGTTCGGCACCGGGGAAAGCTGGCGGCAGCGCCTGCAGGCCGTTACCGGGCAGCCGGTGCTGGATACCTTGCAGGCGGTAGAGCCGCTGGGACCCCGGCGGCTGGCGCAGGCGCTGGTAGTCGCGCCCTGCACCGGCGCAACGCTGGCGCGACTGGCGGCGGGGCTTTCGGATACGCCGGTGACCCTTGCTGCCAAAAGCCTGCTGCGGGTGGGCAGCCCGGTGGTGCTGGCAGTCTCCACCAACGATGGCCTTGGCGCTTCCGGGGAAAACATGGCACGGCTATGCCAGCGCAAGCACTATTACTTTGTGCCCTACGGGCAGGACGACCCCTTTGCCAAGCCCCAGAGCCTGAAGGCGGACCTTGCCCTGCTGCCCGCCGCCGTGGACGCCGCTTTGCGGGGTGAGCAGCTGCAGCCGGTGCTGCTGGGGCAAAGGAATGCGTAA
- a CDS encoding D-alanyl-D-alanine carboxypeptidase family protein has protein sequence MKKFTAALCTVLLLIGAVLVPGAAAAGPALANTRGYCIMDADTGLVLAQQNMDEELHPASITKVMTLGLACEKAQGDWDDVKLTVTHEDVYSLAGTDSSHIALLEGEEVPLVDALYATQMASANDGANLLAEYFGGGTIADGVKAMNAQVEELGLAHTHFSNPHGISDDDHYTSCYDMAQILRWALQQPGFEDVFTRNQMYTMQSTNIQPVIRYFSQQDKIRIGSSRYHIDSVLGSKLGYTNTARYSYVCLAEQDGVRLICATMQSQLSTDKYNDMRTLLDYAFATYKSYTQLPGGSVTAQLAVAGGGQSLGTVTVADPGVKLLLAEGLSAQDVTVDLELPEQYLLGAEPAVYAVYTLNGGAKQESTSVRVKAEITGLAELLEQSTGTTLEAAKDVEPGSSAWLLAGISVGCTVGAAVVTVLVLRVHARLKKHRKTAKRRNKA, from the coding sequence ATGAAAAAATTTACCGCAGCACTGTGCACTGTGCTGCTTTTGATAGGCGCTGTGCTGGTGCCCGGCGCGGCAGCAGCCGGCCCGGCACTGGCCAATACTCGGGGCTACTGCATCATGGATGCAGACACCGGCCTTGTGCTGGCGCAGCAGAATATGGACGAGGAACTGCACCCGGCCTCCATTACCAAGGTGATGACCCTCGGTCTTGCCTGCGAAAAGGCGCAGGGAGATTGGGATGACGTAAAGCTGACCGTGACCCACGAGGATGTCTACTCGCTGGCGGGCACGGATTCCAGCCATATCGCCCTGCTGGAAGGGGAAGAAGTCCCCTTGGTGGATGCGCTGTACGCCACCCAGATGGCAAGTGCCAACGACGGTGCCAACCTGCTGGCGGAATATTTCGGCGGCGGCACCATCGCGGACGGCGTGAAGGCCATGAATGCGCAGGTGGAGGAACTGGGGCTTGCCCACACCCACTTTTCAAACCCCCACGGCATCAGTGATGACGACCACTACACCAGCTGCTACGATATGGCGCAGATCCTGCGCTGGGCATTGCAGCAGCCCGGGTTTGAAGATGTGTTCACCCGCAACCAGATGTACACCATGCAGTCCACCAACATTCAGCCGGTGATCCGTTACTTCTCCCAGCAGGATAAGATCCGCATCGGTTCCAGCCGCTACCATATCGACAGTGTGCTGGGCTCTAAGCTGGGCTACACCAACACCGCCCGGTACAGCTATGTCTGTCTGGCAGAGCAGGATGGGGTACGGTTGATCTGCGCGACCATGCAAAGTCAGCTGAGCACCGATAAATATAACGATATGCGCACCCTGCTGGACTACGCCTTTGCTACCTATAAAAGCTACACCCAGCTGCCCGGCGGCAGCGTCACCGCACAGCTGGCAGTGGCGGGCGGCGGGCAGAGCCTTGGCACCGTTACTGTGGCAGACCCCGGGGTGAAGCTGCTGCTGGCCGAGGGCTTGTCTGCGCAGGATGTGACCGTGGACTTAGAACTGCCGGAGCAGTATCTGCTGGGCGCAGAGCCCGCCGTGTATGCGGTGTACACCCTGAACGGCGGCGCAAAGCAGGAGAGTACCAGCGTGCGGGTAAAGGCCGAGATCACCGGTCTGGCCGAGCTGCTGGAGCAGAGCACCGGCACAACGCTGGAAGCCGCCAAGGACGTGGAACCGGGCAGCAGCGCATGGCTGCTGGCGGGCATCTCGGTGGGCTGCACGGTGGGTGCGGCAGTGGTCACGGTGCTGGTGCTGCGGGTGCACGCACGCCTGAAAAAACACCGCAAAACGGCAAAGCGCCGCAACAAAGCGTAA